In Halovivax gelatinilyticus, the following are encoded in one genomic region:
- a CDS encoding creatininase family protein — protein sequence MPTLATMTTEDAADAFESAAVGVLPTGSTEQHGPALPLGMDHLAAEAFASAVADRDDTIVLPTIPVGVSPHHMQFDGSLTVSEETFTNYVSETISSVAEHGLSKVVIVNGHGGNVSALSRAARELRETQVAYAPTWNWWDAVADLADELFDEVGGHADASESSLIWHLHEELVEPDALEDAEGRGADGWGKTVHGSQIGFDTIDFTESGAVGKPSQASPEKGAQLYEEGVAELEALLEWLADRSVEDCWQRSHR from the coding sequence ATGCCCACACTCGCGACTATGACGACCGAGGACGCGGCCGACGCGTTCGAATCGGCGGCCGTCGGGGTCCTTCCGACCGGCAGCACCGAACAGCACGGTCCGGCACTTCCGTTAGGCATGGACCACCTGGCAGCCGAAGCGTTCGCCAGCGCCGTCGCCGATCGGGACGACACGATCGTGTTGCCGACGATTCCGGTGGGCGTCAGCCCACACCACATGCAGTTCGACGGCTCGTTGACGGTGTCCGAAGAGACGTTCACCAACTACGTCTCGGAAACGATCTCGAGTGTCGCCGAACACGGACTCTCGAAGGTCGTCATCGTCAACGGACACGGCGGCAACGTGAGCGCGCTGAGTCGAGCGGCCAGAGAGTTACGCGAGACGCAAGTTGCCTACGCACCGACGTGGAACTGGTGGGACGCCGTTGCCGATCTTGCCGACGAGCTGTTCGACGAGGTTGGCGGACACGCCGACGCGTCCGAATCGAGCCTCATCTGGCACCTCCACGAGGAACTGGTCGAGCCCGACGCGCTTGAAGACGCCGAAGGTCGCGGGGCGGACGGCTGGGGGAAGACCGTACACGGATCCCAGATCGGCTTCGATACCATCGACTTCACCGAGAGCGGTGCCGTTGGTAAACCGAGCCAGGCGAGCCCGGAGAAGGGAGCGCAGCTCTACGAAGAAGGAGTCGCCGAACTCGAGGCGTTGCTGGAGTGGCTGGCCGACAGATCGGTCGAAGACTGCTGGCAACGATCGCACCGATGA